A single Zootoca vivipara chromosome 1, rZooViv1.1, whole genome shotgun sequence DNA region contains:
- the TMEM109 gene encoding transmembrane protein 109: MTKWGLTLWSCFQPLPKPILAVVALLVLTNVGITNAQSQPKRAKYAEPDFLSQVGRAVSQTMEDLIGRENFRILNENISSLVWMVSSGISSALFVVAQITGQLLTSFGIAGERATQFLKLNPEQVQTALLWGLAALLGYWALSLLLSVLVAILSRIMWGLKFVLFGACFMFIVTSVPDRSVQTMLLSGLLTLYVLLGWLSGSNHSGARLEAEVRSLKCQVAELQRRQRRSAKHLDEE; the protein is encoded by the exons ATGACTAAATGGGGCCTCACTTTATGGAGCTGCTTCCAGCCCCTGCCAAAACCAATCTTGGCCGTAGTAGCACTGCTTGTGCTCACTAACGTGGGAATAACCAATGCCCAGAGTCAGCCAAAGCGAGCAAAGTATGCCGAACCGGACTTTCTATCCCAAGTGGGTCGTGCTGTGAGTCAGACAATGGAGGATTTGATTGGACGAGAGAACTTTAGAATACTGAATGAG AATATCTCTTCTCTGGTCTGGATGGTGTCCTCTGGGATCTCTTCAGCATTATTTGTTGTGGCTCAAATTACAGGGCAGCTCCTTACTTCCTTTGGAATAGCTG GGGAGCGTGCAACTCAGTTCCTGAAGCTAAACCCTGAACAGGTGCAGACAGCGCTGCTCTGGGGCCTGGCTGCTCTGCTTGGTTATTGGGCGTTGTCGCTGCTGTTGAGTGTGTTGGTCGCCATCTTGAGCCGCATCATGTGGGGCCTCAAGTTTGTCCTCTTTGGGGCCTGCTTTATGTTTATTGTCACCTCAGTGCCTGATCGTTCTGTGCAAACTATGCTTCTATCAGGTTTACTTACGCTGTATGTCCTGCTTGGTTGGCTGAGTGGGTCAAACCACTCAGGGGCCCGACTAGAAGCCGAAGTGCGCAGCTTGAAGTGCCAAGTGGCAGAGCTGCAGCGCAGGCAGAGGCGCTCTGCCAAGCACCTGGATGAAGAATGA